Part of the Listeria innocua genome is shown below.
GATACAAACTTCACATACAGAAAGGGAAAACAACCATGACAAAAATTCGTATTAATAAAGAAAAAATGAATAATCATGCTACAACCCTAGGTGAGAGTGCGGGAAAGTTAGATTACTATCCTTTGAAAAATGAAAACATGAGTTATACGCAAACTAATTCTATCCACCTTTTTCGGGAATCATTACTTGAACTACTTGAAGGCATCGAAAATTTAGGATCTGTTGCGCAAGATGATGCTA
Proteins encoded:
- a CDS encoding DUF3130 family protein, with the translated sequence MTKIRINKEKMNNHATTLGESAGKLDYYPLKNENMSYTQTNSIHLFRESLLELLEGIENLGSVAQDDATRIKQMGEAFAKQDKSISQKMNLEVR